The genomic segment TGGATTGTGTCTCTGTATATTCTTCGTCCCGCGAGCGAATTTTATGAATTCCAAATTTCTCTCAAATGAGATTATTGTCTTGAATTTCTGGTGCATTGatctgaaagaaattttaaaaaaaaaaaaaggcgtaaATTATTCGTTCCATCCGCAGTGTGAATAAACTTACTGGAATCTTTACTACCTGCATTCCGAtttctttctcgtttcttgttcttatttaatgttttgatttttcaatattatttgtCCTGTTTAAATAGCCTAGCACCGAATCGCATCAGAAGAAAGAAGTGAAATATTGAGATTGAACAAATTGGTAATATGCGGGGCAGTGTGTGGAATGATCTGTAAAAACTGCTAACGAGGCTTGAACTAAGCTTTATTTTGAATCAACCGACTTTTTTCATGTGCTGGAGTCAAGAACGTTGAACTTTTGTATAGCCCTTTAGGCCAATGTCATTGAAGAATGGACGCGCGATGAAAAATGTATTAACTTAACCTGTCATCGTCGGGTGAACGTAATAACACGGCTTCATCATATCAAAGGCTTTAGCCGATGTCATGTGGACTATTGTCTAGGATATGAAAACgaatcctaataattgaatGCTGAATTCCCGTGTTCTTGTGTGCCACTATATAGCgctttgtttgttgttgttttttgaagACCCGTGAGAAAATCCAATTACTTTGGCATGAGATGCAAAATAATTCTGATTccgacaaaagaaagaaaagaatatcatCAACAATTCGGAATAGCTTCCATCGATGCAGACTCACTTGCCCTATACTTAGAATTATGACGTTCGTTCTTCCGACGATGCTGAATCGCGTGACGAAATTGAAAACTTCACTCAATCGAAGCTCTTCACGGGTCTTCAGACGGACTGACAAGAAAACCCATAAAGATGATAACATAGTAACCAgcagaaatcaaaatgattcgTTAAAATCAGGTTCGTTGAAACGCCCTAAATGTCACTCAATGTCGTCAACGTAGTCAATTCGGACATTATTTTGAGCCCATCTCTCAAGATACACGAACGATTCGGTTCAAAATTGGTATAAAAGGGAGTCGAGGGTGTAAATATGCGACATAAAATCCAATCTCTTTCTTCCGACCAGAGACAGTCTAAAATCCTCACCAAAAAATGTTCCGTTTAGAATTGGTAATTGGTTTCTTAATTCTGGCTGTTGTTTCCGGAGAGCCGCAGCATTACTACCATCCGATTGGCTATCCAGTGCAATACCTGTATCCGTCGCCGGTGTATGCAGCGAACAATCAGCCATCAGCACAGCTGGAATCTTCGCATCAGCCATCCGAATTCTTTCGAAGCGGCGGCTTTCCTTATCAACAAgaaccacagcagcagcagccgtccGTACCCGCCGGAATTCCGCACGACTCccgcttttttaatttgctgtCGGGTAACAACGGAGGAGCGTTGATCAAATTAACTTACTCGACTTCTATAACTACGACAACGAACACAATCACCAAATTCTGCACCACGACCACTGCGCCTTTGATCACTTGCTCCCCGGCTGGTCGCCGTCGCCGTTCCGCTTCACGTCGCGGTCTCTTTCACAACGACGATGATGCAACCGCGTTTAacgaaaaaattgattcaGTAAAACCgtaagaattcattttttttattgtattattatattttaaaaagcccttataattgtttatttgtaTCAACTGATTATACTTTGATGGTTGAC from the Daphnia pulex isolate KAP4 chromosome 1, ASM2113471v1 genome contains:
- the LOC124197297 gene encoding uncharacterized protein LOC124197297, producing MFRLELVIGFLILAVVSGEPQHYYHPIGYPVQYLYPSPVYAANNQPSAQLESSHQPSEFFRSGGFPYQQEPQQQQPSVPAGIPHDSRFFNLLSGNNGGALIKLTYSTSITTTTNTITKFCTTTTAPLITCSPAGRRRRSASRRGLFHNDDDATAFNEKIDSVKPDSELPAALNEDVKINREARMELPSSSLRSSMSGNRVIGRQLISWGVSTSTVTAIATFTSVLTAVCASTSGFPACVSG